In the Armatimonadota bacterium genome, CAGGCAGATCGGGGTGCGCAGCTGGGCCTGGAGCGTGGCGTGGTCGACGATGTCGTCTTCTTCCAGCGGCTGCTCGATCAGCAGCAGGCCGTGGTCGTCCAGCGCCCGCAGCAGCGGCGCGTCGTCCAGCGAGAACGCCGAGTTGGCGTCGACCTGGAGCATGATGTCGCCGAAGCGCCGGCGGATCTGCTCCACCGGCTCCAGCACCCACCCCGGCTTGATCTTGATCTTGATGCGCCGGTAGCCCAGCCCCAGGAAACGCTCGACGCGCTCCAGCAGGGCGTCGATGGTGGGCTCGATGCCCAGGCTCACGCCGACGGCGACGCGGTCGCGGGTACCGCCCAGCAGGGCGGCGAGGGAGACGCCCTGGGCGCGGGCGTGGAGGTCCCACAGGGCCGCCTCCACGGCGGCCTTGGCCATGTGGTGCCGGCGGATGTAGGCCACCTGCCGGGCGAACTCGCGCGGCGCGGGGGCCGGCTGCCCCAGCAGCGGCGGCACCAGGAACCGTTCCAGGATGGCCCACGCCGTGTCCACCGTCTCCTCGTTGTACAGCGGCGCGTGGTCGACGGGTGCCTCGCCCCACCCCTCCAGGCCGTCGGCCCGGAGGCGCACCAGCAGGCACACCTTGGTCGTCGAGCGGCCGAACGACGTCTCGAACGGCCACCGCAGCGGCATCTCGATCTGGTAGAGCTCCACGGCGTCAATCCGCATGGGCCCCTCGCGTCAACACGTAGTCCCCGCGCAGCCGGTCGTCCGGGCGCAGGAGGAAGTCGACGGCCCGGTAGCCGCGTGCGAAGTAGTGCTGGAACACCTGGCGCGTGGCCAGCCGCCACGCGTGGGCCAGCCCGCGGTCCCGGGCACGCAGCGCAGCGAAGTCGGTGGGGATCTCGACGAACAGCACAGGCGCCTCGAGGTCGAGCGCCGCAGGGCGCGGTGCGACGCCCGCCGGGTGGGGCGCGGCCTCCAGCGCGCGGGACGCCTCGCCCCAGTCGCGTTCGACCGGGCGGCCCGCTGCCGCGGCCTCGACCCGGGGCGACCGCAAGGCCCAGTCGACCTCGAAGCGGTCGCTGTCGAGCCCCCGGTTCAGCTGGTCGGGCATCTCGCCGTAGTAGTTGACGAAGTACCGCTGCGCGGTGACGCCCAGCTTGTGCAGGTTGAACCGGGCGTTGACGCTCTGCAGCGGATCGTACGTCCAGACCATGTGGTCGAAGCCCGCGTCCAGGGCCGCCTGCCGCTGCGCCAGCTTGAGCCGGAAGCCGATGTCCTGGAGCTGGCGGCCGCCCAGCACGCCCGCCATGTGCGAGTAGAACAGCGGGCGGCCACTCCGCCAGGCCGGGAACCCGTAGCAGAACCCGACCAGCGTGCCGTCGGGCTCGAACGCGCCCAGCACGACGCCGCCGGCGCCGATGGCCGCCACCAGCTGGTGGACCGGCACGACCTCGCGCTCGGGCATCCCCCAGATCTGCATCTGGAGCTCCTCGACCTGCCGGAGCGCAGCAATCTCCTTGAGCGGCCTGATGGTGATCTCCGACACGGCTCGTTCCTATGGTACGGGTTCGCCACGCAGGGTTCCTGCGCGGCCTCCGCGGCCCCTACGCCTGCCGCCACATGCGGTCGCGCAGGTCCAGCAGCGCGGCGCTGAGCGCCACCGGGTAGCGCGGCGCCTCCTCCAGCCCGCGCAGCTCCTCGGGCAGCGCGGCCAGGCGCGCGGTACACCGTTGCCGGATCGCCGGCAGCGGTTCCGCCCACAGCCGCCGGCCGCCCTGCATGACCGGCACCAGGAGGGGCACGTGGTCTGGCGGCGGGGGCTCGTCGTGGAGCGCGATGAGGTCGGCGGCGGGTTGCCCGTCGGCGTCCAGCTTCCGCCAGACCTGCTTGCGGCCCGGGAGCGTGGCCTTGCCGGTGCTGAGCTTGATCCGGAAGCCCTTCTCGTCCTCCACGAGCTTGTAGACGCCGCCCAGGCTCGGCGCGTCCGCCGAGGTCCCGAGTTCGGTCCCCACACCGAACGCGTCGGCGGCCGCGCCCTGGTCCAGCAGCTCGGCGATCCGGTACTCGTTGAGGTCGCCCGAGAGCAGCACCTGCACCTCCCGCAGGCCCGCGGCGTCCAGCGCGGCGCGCACGGCGCGACTCTGGGCCACCAGGTCGCCGCTGTCGATGCGCACCGCGCGCAGCCGTCCGCCGCGCGCGGCCAGCTCCCGGGCGACGACGATGGCGTTGGCGACGCCCTGGAGGGTGTCGTAGGTGTCGATCAGGAGCACGGTGTTGTGCGGGAAGTCCTGGGCGAAGGCC is a window encoding:
- the menC gene encoding o-succinylbenzoate synthase, which encodes MRIDAVELYQIEMPLRWPFETSFGRSTTKVCLLVRLRADGLEGWGEAPVDHAPLYNEETVDTAWAILERFLVPPLLGQPAPAPREFARQVAYIRRHHMAKAAVEAALWDLHARAQGVSLAALLGGTRDRVAVGVSLGIEPTIDALLERVERFLGLGYRRIKIKIKPGWVLEPVEQIRRRFGDIMLQVDANSAFSLDDAPLLRALDDHGLLLIEQPLEEDDIVDHATLQAQLRTPICLDESIIHARAARAALDLGACRVINIKQARVGGLTEAVAIHDLCQARGVPVWCGGMLETGPGRAANLALASLPNFTLPGDISASDRYFEEDLIDPPVVLNDDGTITMPTGVGLGVHVVHERVERYAVRRARLGAGVRT